A genomic region of Zea mays cultivar B73 chromosome 6, Zm-B73-REFERENCE-NAM-5.0, whole genome shotgun sequence contains the following coding sequences:
- the LOC103630211 gene encoding uncharacterized protein, with product MQCPRLALLVPLPCRESSPPTSSPEISPPETRPRHGCRSFRPACPPRPPLPRGCCQNWWVDDLSVVKVDHSQVLLASVTFSAPMPLLRLRVASPRSVLLLKPAYFRCPQSPHISGQASPPRSMGPRSPSTSAGCPCSPPPAPSRPPSAPPRSRRCSRWSPVYFSRGAKAVVKYEPRALAVSVAASTLDLGKHEVNLTRLLPLSFEDLEDDGDSGFEKWSTSFRLSGPVRGARLNVTFSCSLLAGGGTSEQHRGGEVAGLRRGSMARAVSVQVPTPLPARSRGVRVLHEVLPSLRSARPVPSSVADGGPDARKEEVAAPDCTEEGSPEAKHCTSVEPSCVLTERLERERGCAPLHSTPLASSVLASCSCRGALSP from the exons ATGCAATGCCCCCGCCTCGCGTTGCTCGTCCCCCTGCCCTGCCGCGAGTCGTCTCCGCCCACGTCGTCTCCCGAAATCTCGCCCCCCGAGacgcgcccgcgccacggctgccGCTCCTTCCGCCCCGCCTGCCCACCTCGACCACCCCTCCCCCGCGGGTGCTGCCAGAACTGGTGGGTGGATGATCTCTCCGTGGTCAAGGTCGACCACTCCCAGGTGCTCCTCGCCTCCGTCACCTTCTCCGCCCCCATGCCGTTGCTCCGCCTCCGCGTGGCCTCTCCTAGGTCAGTCCTCCTCTTGAAGCCCGCATATTTCAGGTGTCCGCAGTCTCCGCATATTTCAGGTCAGGCCTCCCCGCCGCGATCGATGGGTCCGCGGTCTCCGTCCACTTCCGCCGGATGTCCGTGTTCGCCTCCACCCGCCCCGTCGCGGCCGCCCTCGGCGCCGCCGCGTTCGAGGAGGTGCTCACGCTGGTCCCCGGTCTACTTCTCCCGCGGCGCCAAGGCCGTCGTCAAGTACGAGCCCCGCGCCTTAGCTGTCTCCGTCGCCGCCTCCACTCTCGACCTCGGTAAGCACGAGGTCAACCTCACCCGCCTTCTCCCGCTCTCGTTCGAGGATCTCGAGGACGACGGCGACTCCGGCTTCGAGAAGTGGAGCACCAGCTTCCGGCTGTCCGGCCCCGTCCGCGGCGCGCGGCTTAACGTAACCTTCTCTTGCTCGCTCCTCGCGGGCGGCGGCACCAGCGAGCAGCACAGGGGCGGGGAAGTGGCGGGGCTGCGACGCGGCTCGATGGCACGGGCAGTGTCAGTGCAAGTGCCGACGCCTTTGCCCGCGCGGAGCAGGGGCGTGAGGGTTCTCCACGAGGTGCTGCCCAGCTTGAGGTCTGCCAGGCCGGTGCCTTCTTCTGTTGCTGACGGGGGTCCTGATGCGAGGAAGGAGGAGGTGGCAGCACCGGACTGCACGGAAGAGGGGTCTCCGGAGGCAAAGCACTGCACATCGGTAGAG CCAAGCTGTGTACTGACGGAACGCCTTGAGCGAGAGCGAGGTTGCgctccactccactccactccactagCCAGTTCAGTTCTTGCTTCCTGCTCCTGTCGTGGTGCCCTGAGTCCCTGA
- the LOC100277324 gene encoding NRR repressor homolog 1 — translation MDATPASKKATPAAAVADAVPLAAQQAAEQLSSPESVAGVRASGSEDDDEQVERFYALLDNIRAMRGMVSTGGAAPGRKRARDDEPPWRPAFRMEDFELEEFDSGSAGCDGGKKKRESSIAKRPADEEEQAEVVEAKGPRCGPRPPQSHKPRREGVRAVDT, via the coding sequence ATGGATGCAACGCCAGCGAGCAAGAAGGCCACGccggccgccgccgtcgccgacgCGGTCCCGCTCGCTGCGCAGCAGGCGGCGGAGCAGCTGTCGTCGCCCGAATCCGTCGCCGGCGTGAGGGCGAGCGGCAGCGAGGACGACGACGAGCAGGTGGAGAGGTTCTACGCGCTGCTGGACAACATCCGCGCCATGAGGGGCATGGTCAGCACCGGCGGCGCGGCACCGGGGAGGAAGCGGGCGCGCGACGACGAGCCCCCGTGGCGGCCGGCGTTCCGGATGGAGGACTTCGAGCTTGAGGAATTCGACTCCGGCTCCGCGGGGTGCGACGGGggaaagaagaagagggagaGCAGCATCGCGAAGCGGCCGGCCGACGAGGAGGAGCAGGCCGAGGTAGTGGAGGCCAAAGGTCCCCGGTGTGGGCCGCGGCCGCCCCAGTCGCACAAGCCGCGGCGCGAGGGAGTGCGAGCCGTCGACACGTGA